A single region of the Ictalurus punctatus breed USDA103 chromosome 26, Coco_2.0, whole genome shotgun sequence genome encodes:
- the LOC108258806 gene encoding microfibril-associated glycoprotein 4, with translation MIGAVVSVISVFWTLLLPLLVGSTPISQELFPTDCSDVYANGQTLSGVYTIYPTADTPVQVYCDMGCLESKTEDGNWTVFQRRMDGSVNFYRPWGHYKKGFGNKYGEYWLGLENLYQLTRNRKYELRVDLQDFDGVSVYAQYSYFSVESEAEGYKLHVSGFINGGAGDSLEFINGQKFSTFDKDQDLNEEGNCAKSYLGAFWYNKCHHANPNGIYLWGRDATHFAIGNVWHHWKGYDYGLKFITMKIRPVS, from the exons ATGATT GGTGCTGTGGTTTCAGTGATTTCAGTGTTCTGGACGCTCCTGCTCCCTCTGCTGGTTGGAAGTACTCCTATTTCTCAGGAGCTTTTTCCGACAGACTGCTCTGATGTATACGCTAACGGACAAACACTCAGTGGCGTGTACACAATCTACCCTACAGCGGACACACCTGTCCAGGTGTACTGCGACATGGGATGTTTGGAAAGCAAAACAGAGGATGGAAACTGGACG GTgtttcagaggagaatggatggCAGTGTGAATTTCTACAGACCATGGGGACACTACAAGAAAGGGTTTGGGAACAAGTACGGAGAATACTGGCTAG GATTGGAGAATCTCTACCAGCTCACACGGAACAGGAAATACGAGCTGAGGGTGGACCTGCAGGACTTTGATGGAGTTTCAGTTTACGCTCAGTATTCGTATTTCTCTGTCGAATCCGAAGCTGAAGGCTACAAACTCCACGTTAGCGGTTTTATCAATGGAGGCGCAG GTGATTCTCTGGAGTTCATCAATGGTCAGAAATTCTCCACCTTTGATAAAGACCAGGACTTGAATGAGGAGGGAAACTGCGCTAAATCCTACCTTGGGGCTTTTTGGTACAACAAGTGCCACCATGCTAACCCTAACGGGATATACCTGTGGGGACGTGACGCTACTCACTTTGCCATTGGAAATGTGTGGCATCATTGGAAAGGCTACGATTATGGTTTGAAGTTCATCACTATGAAGATCAGACCTGTGTCGTAG